GCCTGGcatcctcctgctcccctccatACACTTCCCTGCCAGGTGGTCCTGTCCCTGTCTAATGAGCTGCTGCTCTGCACCTTCCTCTTCCAACAGAGGCTCTGTTCCCAGGGACGGGTGGCTGCTCCAGGCTCCCTCCTAGCTCCCTTCCTGGCAGTGGTAGGCTGGCTGCATCTGCCCCATGCTCCTACGCAGGATGCCTAGTGGTCAACATCTTCCGTCCTTTCACTGTTGCTCCCTTTGCTCCATAGTTTTCGCCTTGGCCCCTGTATTGTCAGGGTTGCATTGGCGGGAAAGACGGATGCAGCTCATGAGACATACAGGGCCGAATTCAGACCCTGGTGTAGGCAGGacgtcagtggagctgcactcgTGGGTCTCAATTTGACCCCCAGACCCTGAGCCCTCCCTGTGCAGCTCCAATAATTTGGGTACCTGCCACAGTCCCATTGCTGGAGGCTGATCGCCCCCTTGTGGCCACGTCTCacaactgtctgtctgtctgtctggcacAGGGCTGCACATACAAACCCCTCCATGGATCCGGTTATTCAGCGTCCAGTCAGAAAATGGGCCTGAACTGAACCCTGGCACAGAACTCGCCTGAACGCTGGGCTGTTCAAAATCCCggcctggagcccagggccagggctCGGGGCCACGGATGTTTTTTccacccccaggtctgccccatgctgcagggaacCAGCTCACAAGGAGGGGAGCGATTGGGAAGAGGTGGCTGGGGAGATTGGGGGGACAGGGCTAGAATTCAGGAGCACTGgggtcaattcccagctctgctgcaaacttcttgtgtgatcttgggcacctctcctgcacctcagttCCCCTGCAGGAAAATCATCCTTTATTTCTCCCACCTAGAGTTGATTTTGACTGTGAGCTGTTGAGAGCAGGGACTGTCCCCTCCTGTccgtacagcgcctggcacacagGGGCCTGCAGGTGCTGCTCTATTGCACGTGCTGATAATCAAGTGTTCTGCATCTCCACTGACGTCGCTGTGACTTTCTTCTAGGTTTGCAGCTATTGGATGAAGCGCAGGCAGGAGTCCGGCTGCTGAAAGCCCAGCTGGGTAACGTCAGTGCAGCGTATGGAGAAATCCAGATCCGGCTGGACATCTGTGCAGCGCGAGCAGCAGTGAAAGATTGCTGTAGTAAGTActagctgcagtgctggctggtgCCGTTTCTGCTGGTGCAGAGAATGAACGGAGGATTTCAGGCTCCCAGGCTGACAGCACAGCGCCTTTCTCCAGCACCGAGTTCTCTTCCATTGAAAATCACTGGTGGCTGCACCTGTGCCCACACCGTGGTGATCAGTGTGGAGTTAAATTACACCCTAGGCCTCGTTAGCCTAATGGGAGCACCCAGCTGTCAGCTCTTCTTAGACGCTCCAAACCCATCAGGTCACAGGCAAAAAGTGACCCTGGCATTTCAGCGTAGGGGCATTACTTTCAGAACCATCCCTGAGCCAGAGCCCCCGGCAGGGTGTTGGGGAAGATGCCAAATTGCAAAAGGCCTGAGACCTTCACTACTTATGATCAATGAAAATTGTTGGTGCAGAACCAGGGGATGTTCCACCTTGGGCAACTACATCCCCTCCCGAACTTCCCCTGCCAGCTCAGCTGGACTGTGAGTCTTCCCTTTCCCGTTACAGTCGTGCTGCTCTGCACTGGGACCAGCGCCCATGCTTCAGCCCAGATGCAGCTGCATTTCACTGCTGGGGGAGTGACCCCGTGGTGCCTGCTTTCTGCAGCGCTCTCTGGATCCATCATGTGCCCAGAAAATGATGCTGGAGAATCAAAAgttccctgggctgggggcagcggaAGGGCAGGGGAAATGCAGCACTAGAAACTCTGAGCTCCCTGCATGTGTCCCTGTGACTTTAGCCCGGGCTTCTCACCTCAGTCTCTGCTCCTAGGTGACGTGCTGACAAAGCTCTCCAGGGGCTGGAGGTTTTACGGTGGGAACCTCTATTACTTTTCAAAAGGAAAGAAGTCGTGGGATGCATCCGAACGGTTCTGTGTGTCTCAGCACTCGCACCTGACCTCTGTCTCCTCCCAGGTGGAACAGGTGAGCACAGGAACTTCCTAGGGGCTTGGATAATGGGTCAGTGTCTTGTTTCACACCAGAAGGAGATAGAAGGTGGCAGGTGAGGTTGCAAACTATCAGAGAGGATGCCAAGTCTTGGTATCTGACTCGGGGGATTCACCCATCAGTTTAAAAGCAGAgatgcagcagaggaacagtGCTAGGATCGGGACTTCCCAGAGtctggggtgctgggggagggggatttggGGTCACGCTCATTTCTGATTTTCCTTACTTCCAATGTAGCATTTCCTGCAAACCCAATGACCTTTCCCAGTGAGGACCCCTTTGATCCCTCTCTCCAGGCCTGAGCTCCTGTTGGACAATCTAGAAGCCTGTTATCTGGATGGCCTGTGTGCAAGGGGCCATGCACCTCTTCGATAATCCTCTCTCCCTACGTGCCCACTGTAGCCCTCACCCCAGGCCTCTGCGGCACTTTCTGAGGAGGAAAATCCCACCCTCCGGCAGGGCCAGACTTTGCACCCTGTTCTGTGCTCCGAGCTTTGCCTCCTGCAAGGGCAGGGTGCTGGTGTGAACTATGAGGTGCCCGTCGGTaccagctgcagcccagctctgagggGGCCGTGGGGGGAGTGTTCTGAGACAGGTCGCTGCTGCTAGTCCCAGGCAGATAcagatgcagacacacacacagagctgctccAGGGCTCCCTTGGGGTCTCCCAGCTAGTCACTGTCAGCGTTGGGGGCAGGACACCGCGTCTCCCTCAGCCCAGTGCCCTGCTCACACCACCAGAcgccctttcctctcccccaaaATCTGTCctgcccaggcagctgctgctgcatcctGCAGCCTCTCTTGGGTGACCTGGACATGCTGCaaactgtgttgtgcaggagtttCTCTCCAGCGAGACCAAGGGAGAAGATCACTGGATTGGACTCACCGACCGGGAGACAGAAGGCAGCTGGCGCTGGGTGGACGGCACAGAATACAGAGCAGACGCAAGCAGGGGGTGAGTGAAGCTTGAGAGAAGTGAGTATTTATTACACGTTTGGCCACAAGCCCAATCCTGAGGGAGGCCCCCGGGTGCTGCCACAACAGCAGTGAATCCTCTCAGGAATTTCTGCTAATGCCCCTTTGCTCAGAGCAGGAGCCTGAACACGGAGTGTGTGTTCAGTGCCCACTGAGACCCAGGGCCAGAGCCTCCCCTGGGGTAACTCAACATTGACTTGAATGAATCTcagggatttacaccagctgaggatctggccccaagtcaGGTCAGTACAGCCAAGGGAGACTGGAGTGAGCGGCAGGTTCCCGCTCTCCTTGGGACTGCCCTGCGCTCTCCCCTCTGTCGGGCTGGgcaaggggaggctgtggggccgGGGGCATGGTCGGAGCCAGCTGCAGTTGGTGCAGTGACCTCAGTGGGCTGTGGGTGAGGCCCGTAAGCAGGGCCAGGGAGAAGTTACTGACTGACCCCCGCTGCCCTCTCTTCCCGTTCCTGCGTTCCCATCTCGGGGGTGCCTGGGACGTGCTGTGCCACCTGCTCTGGTTCTGGGCAATGAGATCTGAGTTGCTGCTGCTCAGCATTTGGAGCCACACACTGACCTTGGCTCTTTGCTGGCCTGTCAGGCGCAGGGCAGTTGCTACCCCCGGCCGTCCGAAGCCCTTCGTTACCATGGTCACAAGAGCTGTGGAGAACTCTGAGCGGTGGCCGGGGGGTGCATCGCTTCACCACGTCACTGCTGGGTGTCTTGTTCCCCAGCCAACAACAGAGTCCACAGAGCAGAACTGAGCTCAGGAACTGGCTGTGGTTCTCCTCTGAGACATTGACACTCTGATCCGTAGGTTCTGGGAGGAGAATCAGCCAGACAACTGGGATCAGGGGACAGGAGGCAGAGAAGACTGTGTTGAGATCCACACAAGGAAGCTGAATATGTGGAATGATGCCAACTGCACTCTGCCTTCTAGGTGGATTTGTAAGCAGGCCCATGGACAGGCTGGGCTGTGACATGCAGGTCCCAGCACCTCAGAAAGTGCCTTAATTTCCAAGCTATGGAGCATGTTTCCCAGACACCTGCCGATGAGGAGCCCTGTGCACTGGAGGGGGCCGCATGGGATGTGCATCGCAGGGACACTTCATCTTGGTGTGATATTTCTGGCCGTGGCCACGACAGCCGCCCTTATGCTGCTCAGTGTGGCTGGCTCTGTAATTTGTATGTTTCCAGGTCTGTCACTGAATAAAGTCCTTGGATCATGGAATTATTGTTTCACAATCACCCAGTAAATAATGATTTGCTTGGCTTGAATTTCTAATTTTTGCACCTTTGGATCTGATGTTATGATGATGTCAGAaccatctatat
This sequence is a window from Gopherus evgoodei ecotype Sinaloan lineage chromosome 5, rGopEvg1_v1.p, whole genome shotgun sequence. Protein-coding genes within it:
- the LOC115652849 gene encoding C-type lectin domain family 4 member F-like isoform X1, whose protein sequence is MWQEILSLGFNQKILILIESLSLHAKQSPAALLSSGWSHLDGKKGLPVTQAKSSWRQGQGCCQREALTHQAAERTHRPVIRGSAHHEGRTMARENIYENMLMTEAAPRPKGNPPETSVPWRHRGRSIVTAVLLLLSLALAMSLLALMLLYLRAQSKLQAVEEAVQKLQVSLHPDNASDASAKGSDSLQLLDEAQAGVRLLKAQLGNVSAAYGEIQIRLDICAARAAVKDCCSDVLTKLSRGWRFYGGNLYYFSKGKKSWDASERFCVSQHSHLTSVSSQVEQEFLSSETKGEDHWIGLTDRETEGSWRWVDGTEYRADASRGFWEENQPDNWDQGTGGREDCVEIHTRKLNMWNDANCTLPSRWICKQAHGQAGL
- the LOC115652849 gene encoding C-type lectin domain family 4 member F-like isoform X4 translates to MARENIYENMLMTEAAPRPKGNPPETSVPWRHRGRSIVTAVLLLLSLALAMSLLALMLLYLRAQSKLQAVEEAVQKLQVSLHPDNASDASAKGSDSLQLLDEAQAGVRLLKAQLGNVSAAYGEIQIRLDICAARAAVKDCCSDVLTKLSRGWRFYGGNLYYFSKGKKSWDASERFCVSQHSHLTSVSSQVEQEFLSSETKGEDHWIGLTDRETEGSWRWVDGTEYRADASRGFWEENQPDNWDQGTGGREDCVEIHTRKLNMWNDANCTLPSRWICKQAHGQAGL
- the LOC115652849 gene encoding C-type lectin domain family 4 member F-like isoform X3, which encodes MWQEILSLGFNQKILILIESLSLHAKQSPAALLSSGWSHLDGKKGLPVTQAKSSWRQGNPPETSVPWRHRGRSIVTAVLLLLSLALAMSLLALMLLYLRAQSKLQAVEEAVQKLQVSLHPDNASDASAKGSDSLQLLDEAQAGVRLLKAQLGNVSAAYGEIQIRLDICAARAAVKDCCSDVLTKLSRGWRFYGGNLYYFSKGKKSWDASERFCVSQHSHLTSVSSQVEQEFLSSETKGEDHWIGLTDRETEGSWRWVDGTEYRADASRGFWEENQPDNWDQGTGGREDCVEIHTRKLNMWNDANCTLPSRWICKQAHGQAGL